Proteins encoded in a region of the Leptolyngbya subtilissima AS-A7 genome:
- a CDS encoding SH3 domain-containing protein, with protein sequence MGLGSGNAKLGLGLLLLALLGSCNRGAEVSDAASVGAESTPTAATDAAALAEDGGYRSTPIDPIRTAQLVTQGEGSQVNLRSQPTTQSDSRGYGLGGDVVTLLRLAEGEGGLSWYYVKFAQSEAEGWVRGDFIDTSAQVAAPSPTSEEVTTGPCGDNRPEAFFETKSFNIHLCQTPQGLSYIGTNKTNNKTLATTDVRDSQGTYIAIDGNQQYHISDQALAVYQVNGGSYDQLEGEDVIRHERFLY encoded by the coding sequence ATGGGCTTGGGTTCGGGAAACGCCAAACTGGGGCTAGGACTGCTGCTGTTAGCGCTACTGGGTAGCTGTAACCGGGGCGCTGAGGTCTCCGACGCGGCCTCGGTAGGGGCCGAGAGCACGCCCACGGCGGCAACCGATGCCGCGGCACTAGCGGAGGATGGCGGCTATCGCTCGACGCCCATTGACCCCATTCGCACGGCTCAGCTGGTGACCCAGGGAGAGGGGTCGCAGGTCAATCTGCGATCGCAGCCCACCACCCAATCTGACTCTCGGGGCTACGGTCTAGGCGGCGATGTAGTGACGCTACTGCGCCTGGCTGAGGGCGAAGGGGGCCTGAGCTGGTACTACGTCAAGTTTGCTCAATCTGAGGCCGAGGGCTGGGTGCGCGGCGATTTTATTGATACCAGTGCCCAGGTCGCTGCACCGTCTCCCACCTCCGAAGAAGTCACCACTGGCCCCTGCGGAGACAACCGACCGGAGGCGTTTTTTGAGACCAAATCCTTTAACATTCACCTGTGCCAAACCCCCCAGGGGCTGAGCTACATCGGCACCAACAAAACCAACAACAAAACCCTCGCCACCACCGACGTGCGCGACAGCCAAGGTACCTATATTGCCATCGACGGCAACCAGCAGTATCACATTAGCGATCAGGCCCTGGCGGTGTATCAAGTGAACGGCGGTAGCTACGACCAGCTTGAAGGCGAAGACGTGATTCGCCACGAGCGGTTCTTGTATTGA
- a CDS encoding class I SAM-dependent methyltransferase: MSRLPAADPSPWGTQVQAVARRYDHEFGGKAFDLPSEVEEMAVFQDWIAGTLTPRISTPFWESVKPRKRDRCLDIGCGISFLIYPWRDWEALFQGHEISSVACAALTARGPQLNSKLFKGVTQGPAHRLEYEPHTFDMAIATGVSCYYPADYWATVLQQVKKVLKPGGWFLFDAINPEAELAEPWAILETYLGAEVYLEPLDRWPALAKAEGARVVSTKDYELFRLFKVKWDA, encoded by the coding sequence ATGAGCCGCCTGCCCGCCGCTGACCCCTCCCCCTGGGGCACCCAGGTGCAGGCCGTGGCCCGACGCTACGACCACGAGTTTGGCGGCAAAGCTTTTGACCTACCCTCCGAGGTAGAAGAAATGGCGGTGTTCCAAGACTGGATTGCCGGTACGCTGACGCCGCGTATCTCAACCCCCTTTTGGGAGTCGGTGAAGCCCCGCAAGCGCGATCGCTGCCTCGATATCGGCTGCGGCATCAGCTTTTTGATCTACCCCTGGCGGGACTGGGAGGCGCTGTTTCAGGGCCACGAAATTAGCTCAGTGGCTTGCGCTGCGCTGACCGCTCGCGGCCCCCAGCTCAACTCGAAGCTGTTTAAGGGCGTCACCCAAGGCCCTGCCCACCGGTTGGAGTATGAGCCTCACACCTTCGATATGGCGATCGCCACGGGCGTCAGCTGCTACTACCCCGCCGACTATTGGGCCACGGTGCTGCAACAGGTGAAAAAGGTCCTCAAGCCCGGCGGCTGGTTTTTGTTCGACGCCATCAACCCCGAAGCCGAGCTGGCCGAACCCTGGGCCATTCTCGAAACCTACTTAGGAGCCGAGGTGTATTTAGAACCCCTCGATCGCTGGCCCGCCCTAGCCAAAGCCGAAGGCGCACGGGTCGTTTCTACCAAAGACTATGAGCTGTTTCGCCTCTTTAAGGTGAAGTGGGACGCTTAG
- a CDS encoding mannose-1-phosphate guanyltransferase, with amino-acid sequence MRAVLMAGGSGTRLRPLTCDLPKPMVPILNRPIAEHIVNLLKRHGIDEVIATLFYLPDVMRNYFSDGRDFGVQMTYAVEEDQPLGTAGCVKNIADLLTDTFLVISGDSVTDFDLTAAIAFHRQKGAKATLVLTRVPNPIEFGVVITDEEGRIKRFLEKPSTSEIFSDTVNTGTYIFEPEVLDYLPDNEESDFSKDLFPLLLEKGEPMYGYVASGYWCDVGHLEAYREAQYDALYRKVAVNYAYPETSPGVWIGDNTQIDPTVQIQPPVMIGNNCRIGARTVLEPGTVIGDNITIGCDADLKRPIVWNGAIVGDEVHLRACTIARGARVDRRSHVLEGAVIGPLSSVGEEAQISPGVRVWPSKQIESGATLNINLIWGNTAQRNLFGQRGVAGLANIDITPEFAVKLGAAYGSTLKPGSHVTVSRDQRSISRMVSRSLIAGLMSVGINIQNLEATAIPVARSMLAAMGVAGGIHVRLHPDRPDYVLIEFFDEKGIDISKGKEKKIEGAYFKEDLRRSPVHEIGTVTNPTDVVSTYTTAFEKHLNIQAVTNSQAKVVIDYLYAVAGAVLPQILGKFDCDAVVLNASLRQVALSNDEREVMLSQLGQVVQALRATFGAQVSANGEQLILVDEVGTRIRGEVLTSLMAHMMLTTNPRGTIVVPVHTSGAIEHIARRHDGRVIRTKANPTALMEACQSNPNVVLGGSGEMGFIFPELHPGFDAMFCIAKLIEILSLQQRSLGQIWSDLPRMAYRMQTLRCPWTVKGALMRYLVEDNPPERLELIDGVKILGDNPDDWVLVLPDAGEPLVHIYGNSQSREWLDCTLAKYQQHVQTFIEKEQGIKEPMPL; translated from the coding sequence ATGCGCGCAGTGCTAATGGCCGGTGGTTCAGGAACCCGTTTACGGCCTCTAACCTGTGACTTGCCCAAGCCCATGGTGCCGATCCTTAACCGCCCCATCGCTGAACACATCGTCAATCTGCTCAAGCGCCACGGTATTGATGAGGTGATCGCCACCCTCTTTTACCTGCCCGATGTGATGCGCAACTACTTTAGCGACGGCCGTGATTTTGGCGTGCAGATGACCTACGCCGTCGAAGAAGACCAGCCCCTGGGCACGGCGGGCTGCGTCAAGAATATTGCCGACCTGCTCACCGACACATTTTTGGTGATTAGCGGCGACAGCGTCACCGACTTTGATCTCACTGCGGCGATCGCGTTTCACCGGCAAAAGGGTGCTAAAGCTACTTTGGTGCTGACTCGGGTGCCCAACCCGATCGAGTTTGGCGTGGTGATCACCGACGAAGAGGGGCGCATCAAGCGGTTTCTAGAAAAGCCCTCCACCAGCGAAATTTTTTCTGACACGGTGAATACCGGCACCTATATCTTCGAACCCGAGGTGCTTGACTACCTGCCCGACAACGAAGAGTCTGACTTCTCCAAGGATCTGTTTCCCCTGCTGTTGGAGAAGGGGGAGCCGATGTATGGCTACGTAGCTAGCGGCTACTGGTGTGATGTCGGCCACCTAGAGGCCTACCGTGAGGCCCAGTACGATGCCCTGTACCGCAAAGTGGCGGTCAATTATGCATACCCTGAGACATCTCCCGGCGTGTGGATCGGTGACAATACCCAGATAGATCCAACGGTTCAGATTCAGCCGCCGGTGATGATTGGCAACAACTGCCGCATCGGTGCCCGCACGGTGCTCGAACCGGGCACCGTGATTGGTGACAACATCACCATCGGTTGCGATGCCGACCTCAAGCGACCGATCGTCTGGAATGGCGCGATTGTGGGCGATGAGGTGCACCTGCGGGCCTGCACCATTGCCCGAGGGGCGCGGGTTGACCGCCGCTCCCACGTGCTGGAGGGGGCGGTGATCGGTCCCTTGTCTTCGGTGGGCGAAGAGGCGCAAATCAGCCCTGGCGTGCGAGTCTGGCCGAGCAAGCAAATCGAGTCAGGTGCAACGTTGAACATCAACCTTATCTGGGGCAACACGGCGCAGCGCAATCTGTTTGGCCAGCGGGGGGTGGCTGGGCTAGCCAATATCGACATCACCCCCGAGTTTGCGGTCAAGCTGGGGGCGGCCTACGGGTCAACCCTCAAGCCCGGCTCTCACGTCACGGTGTCGCGCGATCAGCGCAGCATCTCACGCATGGTGTCGCGATCGCTGATCGCGGGCCTGATGTCAGTCGGCATCAACATCCAAAACCTAGAGGCGACGGCAATTCCGGTGGCCCGCAGCATGCTGGCGGCGATGGGCGTCGCTGGAGGCATTCACGTGCGGCTGCACCCCGATCGCCCCGACTACGTGCTGATTGAATTCTTTGACGAGAAGGGTATCGATATCTCTAAGGGCAAAGAGAAGAAAATCGAGGGCGCCTACTTTAAGGAAGATTTGCGGCGATCGCCCGTCCACGAAATTGGCACCGTCACCAATCCCACCGATGTCGTCTCCACCTACACCACCGCCTTTGAGAAGCACCTCAATATTCAGGCCGTGACCAACAGCCAGGCCAAGGTGGTGATCGACTACCTCTACGCCGTGGCCGGGGCGGTGCTGCCCCAGATTCTTGGCAAGTTTGATTGCGACGCAGTGGTGCTCAACGCCAGCCTGCGTCAGGTTGCCCTCTCCAACGACGAGCGCGAGGTCATGCTCAGCCAGCTTGGTCAGGTGGTGCAAGCGCTGCGGGCCACCTTCGGGGCCCAGGTGTCGGCCAACGGCGAACAGCTGATTTTGGTGGATGAGGTAGGCACCCGCATTCGCGGCGAAGTGCTGACCTCGCTGATGGCCCACATGATGCTGACTACCAACCCCCGCGGCACCATTGTGGTGCCGGTGCACACCTCAGGAGCGATCGAGCACATCGCCCGCCGTCACGACGGTCGAGTGATTCGCACTAAGGCCAACCCCACTGCCCTGATGGAAGCCTGTCAGAGCAATCCCAACGTGGTGCTGGGCGGCAGCGGCGAGATGGGCTTTATCTTCCCCGAGCTGCACCCCGGCTTTGACGCCATGTTCTGCATTGCCAAGCTGATTGAGATTTTGAGCCTGCAGCAGCGATCGCTCGGCCAGATCTGGTCAGACCTGCCTCGCATGGCCTACCGTATGCAAACCCTGCGCTGCCCCTGGACGGTGAAAGGTGCTCTGATGCGCTATTTGGTAGAAGATAACCCGCCCGAGCGTCTAGAGCTGATCGACGGCGTTAAAATCTTAGGTGACAACCCCGACGATTGGGTGCTGGTGCTGCCCGACGCGGGCGAGCCCCTGGTACACATCTACGGCAACAGCCAGAGCCGCGAATGGCTCGACTGCACCCTGGCCAAATACCAGCAGCACGTCCAAACCTTCATTGAGAAAGAACAGGGGATCAAGGAGCCCATGCCGCTATGA
- a CDS encoding single-stranded DNA-binding protein, translating to MNNCLLMAEIVQSPQLRYTSDNQTPVAEFVVQFPGLKEGDPSSQMKVVGWGNLAQDIQAQYHAGQRVLLEGRLAMNVVDSPQGYKEKQVEMTVQRIYAVGELNTMPMAPPAAVAVPVATPSPAASRLAATRPAAPAAPATPPPSTPAPSYDDIPF from the coding sequence ATGAACAATTGCCTACTAATGGCCGAGATCGTGCAGTCGCCCCAGCTGCGCTACACCTCCGACAATCAAACTCCCGTGGCCGAGTTTGTGGTGCAGTTTCCAGGGTTAAAAGAGGGCGACCCCTCCTCGCAGATGAAGGTGGTCGGTTGGGGCAACCTAGCCCAAGACATTCAGGCCCAGTACCATGCGGGCCAGCGAGTGCTGCTAGAAGGCCGCCTAGCCATGAACGTGGTCGATAGCCCCCAAGGCTACAAAGAAAAGCAGGTCGAAATGACCGTGCAGCGCATCTACGCAGTGGGTGAGCTCAACACCATGCCCATGGCTCCCCCAGCCGCCGTTGCAGTTCCTGTGGCCACGCCTAGTCCGGCGGCCTCCCGCCTGGCAGCCACTCGTCCGGCAGCCCCGGCGGCTCCAGCAACCCCACCGCCGTCCACCCCTGCCCCCAGCTACGACGATATTCCCTTTTGA
- a CDS encoding DUF3095 domain-containing protein has product MSTERFYANLPAIDNLLSAIDANNLLPVPSDWYIIIADVRGSTEAIEAGRYKEVNLLGASSIAAVLNAVKPLEIPYVFGGDGASLLIPPTVLEKVKSPLLALQQLAQTEFNLELRVGIVPVTTASQAGFEVKLAKLKVAEQYHQAVFVGGGLNHATELVKFSETAGRYQISDAKISEANLAGLECRWQDIASRYGETVTLLVLATAHSLAANNALYHDVLEKIQEIYGTEDDFHPVGLQNLNLSLRTEKLLPQAKLRSQPSNWLSRWRYIWNLKIDNILGSIYMRFNFKVGGINWGSYKQLVQAASDYKKFDDMLRMIISGDTNQREKLTDYLETQSREGNLVYGIHVSRSSFDDVFSI; this is encoded by the coding sequence ATGTCTACAGAACGTTTCTATGCCAACCTTCCTGCCATAGACAATTTGCTCAGTGCAATTGATGCCAACAATCTGCTGCCAGTACCAAGTGACTGGTACATCATCATCGCGGATGTTAGGGGTTCTACGGAGGCCATTGAGGCCGGTCGCTATAAGGAAGTCAATCTTTTAGGCGCTTCTTCCATTGCGGCGGTACTCAACGCGGTTAAACCGTTGGAGATTCCCTATGTTTTTGGCGGAGATGGGGCTTCTCTTCTGATTCCCCCTACTGTGTTAGAGAAGGTAAAGTCGCCTCTGCTAGCCCTTCAACAGCTAGCCCAAACGGAATTTAACCTTGAGCTGCGGGTGGGAATTGTTCCAGTGACAACGGCTAGCCAAGCAGGGTTTGAGGTGAAGCTGGCAAAGCTCAAGGTGGCAGAGCAGTATCACCAGGCTGTTTTTGTCGGCGGGGGATTAAACCACGCAACGGAATTAGTGAAATTTTCTGAAACGGCTGGTCGCTATCAAATCAGTGATGCCAAGATTTCCGAGGCGAATCTGGCAGGATTGGAGTGTCGCTGGCAAGACATTGCCAGCAGGTATGGGGAAACGGTAACGCTGCTGGTGCTAGCAACCGCCCATAGCCTAGCGGCAAATAATGCCTTGTATCACGATGTGCTTGAGAAGATCCAGGAGATCTATGGTACTGAGGATGACTTTCATCCAGTTGGGCTACAGAATCTCAATCTATCCCTAAGAACTGAAAAACTGCTTCCCCAAGCCAAGCTGCGATCGCAGCCTTCCAATTGGCTATCTCGCTGGCGCTATATCTGGAACCTCAAGATCGATAACATTTTGGGTTCGATCTATATGCGGTTTAACTTTAAAGTTGGCGGTATCAACTGGGGCTCGTATAAGCAGTTGGTGCAGGCTGCTAGTGACTACAAAAAATTTGATGACATGTTGCGGATGATCATCTCAGGCGATACCAATCAGCGAGAAAAGCTGACTGACTACCTTGAGACTCAATCGCGCGAAGGCAACCTTGTCTATGGCATACATGTTTCCAGATCGAGCTTTGATGACGTGTTTAGTATTTGA
- a CDS encoding DUF3095 family protein — protein sequence MAYMFPDRALMTCLVFERSGREVHFVDGADGGYALAAKPLKEKLKRKAANWQAYTRMVGLREKLSSQGQNSNLSSQEKGEAACID from the coding sequence ATGGCATACATGTTTCCAGATCGAGCTTTGATGACGTGTTTAGTATTTGAGCGCAGTGGGCGTGAGGTTCACTTTGTCGATGGGGCTGATGGCGGCTACGCTTTGGCTGCTAAGCCGCTGAAGGAAAAGCTAAAGCGAAAAGCAGCTAACTGGCAAGCCTATACCCGCATGGTAGGGCTTCGTGAAAAACTATCTAGCCAAGGACAAAATTCAAATCTTAGCTCTCAAGAAAAGGGTGAGGCAGCCTGTATTGATTAG
- a CDS encoding pyridoxamine 5'-phosphate oxidase family protein, with amino-acid sequence MSPASFSPTPRTQVKRLPQRGSYDRPQVHTILDEGLVCHLGFVAQGQPFVIPTAYGRMGDRVYIHGSPASRLLTTLEQGVEVCLTVTLLDGLVLARSAFHHSMNYRSVVLFGTATRVDDANEKLTALKAFTDHVVPGRWDEVRPPTASELVGTLVLALPIAEASVKVRSGPPLDAAADYALPVWAGEIPLAVTAAAPINDPQCSPKVAIPDYAQRYRRG; translated from the coding sequence ATGTCCCCAGCATCCTTCTCCCCCACCCCTCGCACCCAGGTCAAGCGCCTCCCCCAGCGAGGCAGCTACGATCGCCCCCAGGTCCATACCATTCTCGATGAGGGCCTGGTCTGTCACTTAGGCTTTGTTGCTCAGGGACAACCCTTTGTCATACCCACCGCCTACGGTCGCATGGGCGATCGGGTCTACATTCACGGCTCCCCTGCCAGCCGCCTGTTGACCACTCTGGAGCAGGGGGTGGAGGTCTGCCTCACCGTCACCCTGCTCGATGGGCTGGTGCTGGCGCGATCGGCGTTTCACCACTCCATGAATTACCGCTCGGTGGTGCTGTTTGGCACCGCCACCCGGGTAGACGATGCCAACGAAAAACTGACGGCGCTTAAAGCTTTTACCGACCACGTTGTACCTGGCCGTTGGGATGAAGTGCGCCCTCCCACCGCCTCAGAATTGGTGGGTACCCTGGTGCTGGCCCTGCCTATTGCCGAGGCCTCGGTTAAAGTGCGCAGCGGTCCACCCCTCGATGCCGCTGCCGACTATGCCCTGCCAGTCTGGGCAGGGGAAATTCCCCTAGCGGTCACCGCCGCTGCCCCCATCAACGATCCCCAGTGCTCGCCGAAAGTCGCAATTCCTGACTATGCCCAGCGCTATCGGCGGGGATAA
- a CDS encoding transglutaminase-like domain-containing protein, producing MSIALPIALISESARLADYQAPSTVVDSEHPVIADRARSLTTAATSPVEQIKLVYEWVRDAIAHTYDIQAVPVTCAASEVLAQGHGFCFAKAHLLAALLRHRGIPIGFCYQRLVFDDAQPTHHTLHGLNAVYLAELERWVRLDARGNKPGVQAEFNGDREQLAFPIRPHLGEVDYPTIYTQPHPLVVTTLQTHPTTADLIAHLPAAL from the coding sequence ATGTCGATTGCCTTACCGATTGCTCTAATTTCTGAGTCGGCCAGGCTGGCCGACTATCAGGCGCCATCGACGGTAGTGGATAGTGAGCACCCGGTCATTGCTGATCGGGCGCGATCGCTCACCACAGCGGCCACTTCACCCGTAGAGCAGATCAAGCTTGTCTACGAGTGGGTGCGCGATGCGATCGCCCACACCTACGACATCCAGGCAGTCCCCGTTACCTGCGCTGCCTCTGAGGTGCTGGCCCAGGGCCACGGCTTTTGCTTTGCCAAGGCGCATCTGCTGGCGGCCCTGCTGCGCCACCGCGGCATCCCCATCGGGTTTTGCTACCAGCGGCTCGTGTTCGACGATGCCCAGCCCACCCACCACACCCTGCACGGCCTCAACGCCGTCTACCTAGCCGAGCTAGAGCGCTGGGTGCGGCTCGACGCGCGGGGCAATAAGCCTGGGGTGCAGGCCGAGTTTAACGGTGATCGCGAACAGCTCGCCTTCCCCATCCGCCCCCACCTCGGCGAAGTTGACTATCCCACTATCTACACTCAACCCCACCCTCTAGTCGTCACCACCCTACAAACCCACCCCACCACCGCCGACCTAATTGCCCACCTGCCCGCCGCCCTTTAG
- a CDS encoding GNAT family N-acetyltransferase produces the protein MSMSIPITIRISSPAEDAIIAQHFYRMWCDLGVDENDIQPDWLTIGLEFIDQARRTLNYQAFVAEAEGNIVGSVSGQRFAELYPPVLSPTHRQYGYIWGVYVEPAYRNQGVATRLTQLMVEYLQEIGCTKAVLNAAPQARSLYQKLGFSESNLMELNLVSQEG, from the coding sequence ATGTCAATGTCAATCCCCATCACTATTCGAATTAGCAGTCCTGCAGAAGATGCCATAATTGCCCAGCATTTCTACCGCATGTGGTGCGACCTAGGCGTGGATGAAAACGACATTCAACCCGACTGGCTCACCATAGGGCTGGAGTTTATCGATCAGGCCCGGCGCACCCTCAACTACCAAGCCTTTGTCGCTGAGGCTGAGGGAAACATTGTGGGCTCGGTCAGTGGACAGCGCTTTGCCGAGCTGTATCCCCCAGTTTTGTCACCCACCCATCGCCAGTACGGTTACATCTGGGGCGTTTATGTGGAGCCTGCCTACCGCAATCAGGGAGTTGCCACCCGGCTGACCCAGCTAATGGTGGAATATCTCCAAGAAATCGGCTGCACCAAAGCCGTGCTCAATGCCGCCCCCCAGGCGCGGTCGCTCTACCAAAAGCTGGGCTTTAGCGAGAGCAATCTGATGGAACTCAATCTCGTATCCCAGGAGGGCTAG
- a CDS encoding GNAT family N-acetyltransferase — protein MNVFQAGFEHLEAVAKLFDHYRVFYQASPDFEAAKTFISKRIQENSSTIFVACHGEKIVGFTQLYPTFSSVSMKRVWILNDLFVEEAYRRKGTAGLLLNAAAEFAQATDAARIVLSTQISNTSAQSLYESQGYCRDEAFYHYTLSLT, from the coding sequence ATGAACGTTTTTCAAGCTGGGTTTGAGCATCTTGAAGCAGTGGCAAAACTGTTTGACCACTATCGAGTTTTTTACCAAGCCTCGCCAGATTTCGAAGCAGCAAAAACATTCATCAGCAAGCGTATTCAGGAAAACAGTTCAACGATATTTGTGGCCTGTCATGGCGAGAAAATTGTCGGATTTACGCAGCTTTATCCCACGTTTTCGTCTGTATCAATGAAGCGGGTTTGGATCTTAAATGACTTGTTTGTAGAAGAAGCTTATAGGCGCAAAGGAACGGCAGGGCTGTTGCTGAATGCAGCAGCAGAATTTGCGCAAGCAACTGATGCAGCCCGGATTGTTCTATCAACGCAAATTTCTAATACCTCGGCTCAATCCCTCTATGAATCGCAGGGTTACTGCCGAGACGAGGCGTTCTATCACTACACATTGTCGCTGACATGA
- a CDS encoding PLP-dependent aminotransferase family protein has protein sequence MDFAIALDPHSPDPVYHQIYAALRAGILKGRLAPRQRLPSTRALAQSLGVSRATVTQSYDQLLSEGYLQTVTGSGTYVCDQLPDDLLHSPPLTTVPPGPIAAVPLSAYGRRLAQVDPGPSPEPAVPLSFRYGRPALDRFPLGLWRQLLSRHSRRTNWLDYAADPMGYGPLREAIAAYISQSRAVHCHPDQILITNGTQQALALATRLLLSPGDTVALEEPSYLSARRVLASQGANLHPIAVDGAGMDVAALAATPDPIRLVYVTPSHQFPTGAVLSLPRRLALLAWAEQSGSLIFEDDYDSEYRYGGRPIPALQGLGDGQSVLYVGTFSKVLFPSLRVGYMVLPPALVAVFSRAKWLADRQGPTLEQAVLADFITEGHLERHIRRMRGMYDRRRQTLVTALAKHWGDRTTVLGENAGLHVMVRFATDIPDDLLMAQAAEVGVGLIAASPQYLGPSPGHEFIFSYSELEEDAIALGLERLAALNLI, from the coding sequence ATGGATTTTGCCATTGCCCTCGACCCCCACAGCCCAGACCCCGTCTACCACCAGATCTACGCCGCTTTACGGGCTGGAATTCTCAAGGGACGGCTGGCTCCGCGCCAGCGCTTGCCCTCGACCCGTGCCCTGGCCCAAAGCCTGGGAGTATCGCGGGCCACGGTGACCCAGAGCTATGACCAGCTGCTGAGCGAGGGCTATCTGCAAACGGTGACGGGGTCTGGCACCTACGTCTGCGACCAGCTACCCGACGACCTGCTGCACTCACCTCCGCTGACCACCGTGCCACCGGGGCCGATCGCCGCCGTGCCGCTGTCGGCCTACGGTCGTCGCCTAGCGCAGGTCGACCCCGGTCCCAGCCCCGAACCCGCTGTGCCTCTGAGCTTTCGCTATGGCCGCCCGGCACTGGATCGCTTCCCTTTGGGGCTATGGCGGCAGTTGCTGTCTCGCCACAGCCGCCGCACCAATTGGCTCGACTACGCCGCCGACCCCATGGGGTATGGGCCGCTGCGAGAGGCGATCGCAGCCTACATATCCCAGTCCCGTGCTGTGCACTGCCACCCCGACCAAATTTTGATCACCAACGGCACCCAGCAGGCGCTAGCCCTTGCCACGCGTCTGCTGCTCTCGCCCGGCGACACAGTAGCCTTAGAAGAACCCAGCTACCTCAGCGCCCGCCGCGTTTTGGCTAGCCAGGGGGCAAATTTGCACCCGATTGCTGTAGATGGGGCGGGCATGGATGTGGCGGCACTGGCGGCCACACCCGACCCGATTCGCCTGGTGTATGTCACTCCGTCGCACCAGTTTCCGACCGGGGCGGTGCTGTCTCTACCGCGCCGATTGGCCCTGCTGGCCTGGGCAGAGCAGAGCGGCAGCCTAATTTTTGAAGACGACTACGACAGCGAGTATCGCTACGGGGGCCGCCCGATCCCGGCGCTGCAGGGGTTGGGGGATGGACAGTCGGTGCTGTACGTGGGCACGTTTTCTAAGGTGCTGTTTCCGTCGCTGCGGGTGGGCTACATGGTGCTGCCACCGGCTCTAGTGGCGGTGTTTAGCCGCGCCAAGTGGCTGGCCGATCGCCAGGGGCCGACCCTAGAGCAAGCAGTTTTGGCCGACTTCATCACCGAGGGCCATTTGGAGCGCCACATTCGTCGCATGCGGGGCATGTACGATCGACGGCGGCAAACGCTGGTTACGGCTTTGGCAAAGCACTGGGGCGATCGCACCACCGTGCTGGGCGAAAACGCCGGGCTGCACGTGATGGTGCGCTTTGCAACCGATATCCCTGATGACCTGCTGATGGCGCAAGCAGCCGAGGTGGGTGTTGGATTGATCGCTGCCAGCCCTCAATATCTCGGCCCTAGCCCAGGGCACGAGTTTATCTTTAGCTATAGCGAACTGGAGGAGGATGCGATCGCCCTGGGGCTCGAACGCCTGGCTGCTCTGAACCTGATCTAG
- a CDS encoding SDR family oxidoreductase: MSQVEQTPVALVTGGAQGIGLGITQLLLNQGWRVAVADMNMAAGAALQDTLPQFHESFIFLPCNVSQEHEVARCVGAAVDWFGHLNALINNAGIAHPYSGPVEDLALEDWNRWIGTNLTGYFLMVKHTVRHLRAARGAIVNISSVRALQSEPDSEAYAASKGGVVALTHALAMSLGPEVRVNCISPGWIDVSALKHPPQESHLSPTDHAQHPVGRVGQAQDIADMAYFLLSDKASFITGQNIVVDGGMGRKMIYEE; the protein is encoded by the coding sequence ATGAGTCAGGTCGAGCAGACCCCCGTAGCTCTGGTAACCGGAGGCGCCCAAGGAATTGGCCTTGGCATCACTCAACTCCTGCTTAATCAGGGTTGGCGCGTTGCAGTTGCCGATATGAATATGGCCGCCGGCGCTGCCCTGCAAGACACTCTGCCCCAGTTTCACGAGTCGTTTATCTTTTTGCCCTGCAATGTATCTCAGGAGCATGAGGTGGCGCGCTGTGTCGGAGCCGCTGTGGATTGGTTTGGCCACCTCAACGCGCTAATCAACAATGCGGGCATCGCCCATCCCTACAGCGGCCCCGTCGAAGATCTAGCCCTGGAAGATTGGAATCGCTGGATTGGCACCAACCTGACCGGCTACTTTCTGATGGTTAAGCATACCGTCCGCCATCTGCGCGCTGCCCGGGGTGCGATCGTCAACATTTCTTCGGTGCGCGCCCTCCAGTCTGAACCCGACTCCGAAGCCTATGCGGCCTCTAAGGGAGGCGTTGTGGCGCTGACCCACGCCCTGGCCATGAGCCTCGGCCCCGAAGTTCGCGTCAACTGCATTAGCCCCGGTTGGATCGACGTCAGTGCGTTGAAACACCCCCCCCAGGAGTCACACCTGAGCCCGACGGACCACGCCCAGCACCCGGTGGGCCGAGTGGGTCAAGCTCAAGATATTGCGGATATGGCCTACTTTTTGTTGTCAGATAAAGCCAGTTTCATCACGGGGCAGAACATCGTGGTCGATGGCGGCATGGGCCGCAAGATGATCTACGAGGAGTAG